From Candidatus Abyssobacteria bacterium SURF_5, the proteins below share one genomic window:
- a CDS encoding DNA cytosine methyltransferase has protein sequence MPSTKKIKVIDLFCGIGGLTHGFIKEGLDVIAGIDNDLGCKFGYEYNNRTTFIGKDILDVSAEEVTDLFGPCKNTIRVLAGCAPCQPFSKLNLKEITDKQLEPLGKFGQLIEEVEPDIVSMENVIGLADEKKYPIFRTFLDALGRKGYKYKYEIVNASEYGVPQDRKRLVLLASMFGNIALIKRTHKHKKITVRDVISDLEPIEDGEVSAIDPLHRARKLSPLNLRRIKATPHDGGNSGSWRKALILKCHKKKSGKTYKSTVYGRMRWDQPAPTMTTQCVGLGNGRFGHPEQDRAISLREAAILQTFPQNYKFVAPDKQIITAHVAKFIGNAVPVRLGAVIGRSIREHIEQYARR, from the coding sequence ATGCCATCTACGAAAAAAATAAAAGTGATAGATCTCTTTTGCGGCATAGGCGGTCTGACACATGGATTCATCAAGGAGGGACTGGACGTAATCGCTGGGATCGATAATGATTTGGGCTGCAAGTTCGGTTACGAGTATAACAACCGAACCACCTTCATCGGTAAGGATATCCTTGACGTCTCCGCCGAGGAAGTGACCGATCTTTTCGGCCCATGCAAGAATACGATCAGGGTTTTGGCGGGTTGCGCCCCATGTCAGCCGTTCTCCAAATTGAACCTGAAGGAGATAACGGATAAACAACTTGAGCCTTTGGGAAAATTCGGTCAGCTGATTGAAGAAGTCGAGCCGGATATAGTATCTATGGAAAACGTGATCGGTCTGGCGGACGAAAAGAAATACCCGATATTCAGGACTTTTCTAGATGCGTTGGGGAGGAAGGGATATAAATATAAATATGAGATCGTGAACGCATCGGAGTACGGAGTTCCTCAGGATCGAAAGCGCTTGGTTCTGCTCGCATCAATGTTCGGGAATATCGCATTGATCAAGCGCACCCATAAACACAAGAAGATAACGGTCAGGGATGTGATCAGTGATTTGGAACCGATTGAAGACGGCGAGGTCAGCGCGATTGATCCGCTTCACCGGGCGAGGAAACTCAGTCCTCTGAATCTGAGACGCATAAAGGCGACACCTCATGATGGAGGCAATTCCGGCAGTTGGAGAAAAGCCCTGATTTTGAAATGTCATAAAAAGAAATCCGGCAAGACATACAAGAGTACGGTGTATGGACGAATGCGTTGGGATCAACCCGCACCTACGATGACGACACAATGTGTTGGCCTCGGCAATGGCCGTTTCGGCCATCCTGAACAAGATCGGGCGATAAGCCTTCGAGAGGCAGCTATTTTACAAACTTTCCCCCAAAACTACAAGTTCGTCGCTCCGGATAAGCAGATTATCACCGCGCACGTTGCAAAGTTTATCGGAAACGCGGTGCCGGTGAGGCTTGGAGCCGTTATCGGCAGAAGTATCAGAGAACATATAGAGCAATATGCCAGAAGATAA
- a CDS encoding DNA mismatch repair protein → MPEDKFTFEISLSVLDHLGRNLYRSFATVLGEAISNSWDADAKNVWIYVDRDKNSFFIKDDGSGMTALDFQNKFLKIGYSKRREGHTASSSGRPYIGRKGIGKLALLSCADKVHVISKKEGTDYIGGVIDNSGLDRAITDDLTPGQYQLGEPNLPIFESYAGGHEKGTIIYFENIKDGIRSSLDFLKKIIALYFRFSLLDDSFNVFIDDEKITLDDLNDLAEKTEFLWRINDLDDPYINDKLTKLKEPVKNIEMSANVKGFIASVSKPRDLKVIGTDERVSVDLFVNGRLRERDILKHIPTARLAENYFYGQIHFNELDDGRDRFTTSREGIVAEDPKYKEFLEDLRRKISEILEDWDEWRIKNRKEGDVESERISKKERASIGLYNAVSGEYEPPKDSVNRRKVDRWVDELRDDAAFNFESYAECFVSENLVRKYIRDKNLAVSAAAQTEISEKKRRETLSKQDGNVNIDIRKNNDDLSYLDMSYLARQADVTGVRNTLHNDSKEYKPIRDAIAHTALLTDEAKRRLTSVYENIKARVKTLLSGNA, encoded by the coding sequence ATGCCAGAAGATAAATTCACATTCGAAATATCGTTGAGCGTCTTGGATCACCTTGGACGAAACCTCTACAGAAGTTTTGCGACTGTCCTCGGCGAAGCCATTTCAAATTCCTGGGATGCGGACGCCAAAAACGTATGGATTTACGTCGATAGAGACAAGAACAGTTTCTTTATAAAAGACGACGGTAGCGGAATGACTGCGCTCGATTTTCAAAATAAGTTTCTAAAGATAGGCTATTCTAAAAGAAGAGAAGGGCACACGGCTTCGTCGAGCGGAAGGCCGTATATCGGCCGAAAAGGTATAGGGAAATTGGCGCTTCTGTCATGCGCGGATAAAGTACACGTTATTTCCAAGAAAGAGGGCACAGATTACATCGGCGGGGTCATTGATAACTCCGGTTTGGACCGAGCCATAACAGACGACCTTACCCCTGGGCAATATCAATTGGGAGAACCGAACTTACCCATTTTCGAATCGTATGCCGGTGGACACGAAAAGGGCACTATCATCTACTTTGAGAATATCAAAGACGGGATCAGGAGCAGTTTGGATTTCTTGAAAAAGATTATCGCGCTTTATTTCAGGTTTTCGCTCTTGGATGATTCATTTAATGTCTTCATTGACGACGAAAAAATAACACTTGATGATCTAAACGATCTTGCCGAGAAAACCGAGTTCTTGTGGCGAATCAATGACCTTGACGATCCGTATATCAACGACAAATTAACGAAGTTGAAAGAACCCGTAAAAAACATAGAAATGTCGGCGAATGTCAAAGGTTTTATCGCATCCGTCAGTAAACCGAGGGACCTTAAAGTTATTGGCACAGACGAAAGAGTAAGTGTCGACCTCTTCGTGAATGGTAGGTTACGCGAGAGAGATATCTTGAAGCATATCCCAACCGCTCGACTTGCGGAAAATTACTTTTACGGACAAATCCATTTCAACGAACTGGACGATGGAAGAGACAGATTTACGACGAGTCGTGAAGGAATAGTTGCCGAGGACCCGAAGTACAAAGAATTTCTCGAAGATTTGCGACGCAAAATATCCGAAATCCTCGAAGACTGGGACGAATGGAGAATAAAAAACAGAAAAGAGGGCGATGTGGAGAGCGAGAGAATTTCTAAGAAAGAAAGGGCCTCTATCGGATTATATAATGCTGTTTCGGGAGAGTATGAGCCGCCTAAAGATTCCGTAAATCGAAGAAAGGTCGACAGATGGGTAGACGAATTGAGAGATGATGCCGCTTTCAACTTTGAATCATACGCGGAGTGTTTTGTTTCCGAAAATCTGGTCCGGAAATACATTCGCGACAAGAATCTCGCTGTATCGGCAGCAGCGCAAACGGAGATTTCGGAGAAGAAGCGACGGGAGACATTGAGCAAGCAAGATGGCAACGTAAACATTGATATAAGAAAAAATAACGACGACTTGAGTTATTTGGACATGTCTTATCTCGCAAGACAAGCCGATGTTACTGGTGTCCGAAACACGCTCCACAATGATTCCAAGGAATACAAACCGATCAGGGACGCAATTGCGCATACCGCTCTCCTGACCGACGAAGCGAAACGGCGACTGACTTCGGTATACGAGAATATAAAGGCGAGAGTGAAAACCTTGCTTTCCGGAAATGCTTGA
- a CDS encoding radical SAM protein, translating into MKIAGIHLDIPGRNFLDPEPEEPIGLEYVMAAAEDDGHNIRLFFDWQGKDKLLDEIIGYDPDVVLLEVYTKDFIASLSLCQELKEKKKDLTIVVGGYHPTALPQQTLLDSNGSLDVVVYGEGEDTLKELLHCIEEGSSLEKVKGIAYLENDNVKINAPRELIADLDSIRWPVRAPQFYDLQTEGCLFYPESSRLRYAPIVHSRGCVRSCYFCSSNRMWGRRPRFRSPSDVVAEMNHVHKNHRINMFFIEDLSININERRLFALCDEMEKRLDPDIYWSSCANIGLSKALLTKMRQAKCVCLCYGVETLDPLILKDQKKRQSALEIKRSITETANVGIIPFIFYMIGFEHETEESIRKAFRELCKLPGLRLRLTFATPFPGTEWYEDVNKNALDKDWSKFDTAHPVMDHPYLAKQRLLQLRHELLVEFYTGAAYKDHVDQFLSLHPEYEKSFSEFWVAIDKALN; encoded by the coding sequence GTGAAAATCGCGGGGATTCATCTGGATATTCCAGGCAGGAACTTTCTTGATCCTGAGCCTGAAGAGCCCATAGGTCTCGAATACGTCATGGCGGCCGCCGAGGATGACGGCCACAATATTAGACTTTTTTTCGATTGGCAGGGAAAGGACAAGCTCCTTGACGAGATAATTGGATATGACCCTGATGTCGTCCTGCTGGAGGTTTACACAAAGGATTTTATTGCCTCCCTCTCTCTCTGCCAAGAGCTTAAGGAAAAAAAGAAGGACCTGACTATCGTTGTGGGTGGTTATCATCCTACTGCGCTTCCTCAACAAACCTTGCTCGATTCGAATGGATCGCTTGACGTTGTAGTTTATGGTGAAGGAGAGGATACTCTCAAGGAACTACTCCACTGCATTGAGGAGGGTTCTTCCCTGGAGAAGGTCAAGGGAATTGCCTATCTCGAGAACGACAACGTCAAGATAAACGCTCCTAGGGAATTGATTGCTGACCTAGACTCGATCCGGTGGCCGGTCCGCGCTCCGCAGTTCTACGATCTTCAGACTGAAGGGTGTCTTTTCTATCCGGAAAGCTCAAGACTGAGATATGCGCCTATCGTCCATTCAAGAGGATGCGTCCGCTCCTGCTATTTCTGCTCATCAAACAGGATGTGGGGCAGAAGGCCTCGATTCAGGTCTCCGTCTGATGTCGTCGCAGAGATGAACCACGTCCACAAGAACCATCGGATAAACATGTTCTTTATAGAAGATCTCAGCATAAATATCAATGAGAGGAGACTTTTTGCCTTATGCGACGAGATGGAAAAGAGGCTTGATCCGGATATTTATTGGTCAAGCTGCGCGAATATCGGGTTAAGCAAGGCTCTTCTAACGAAAATGAGACAGGCGAAGTGTGTCTGTTTATGTTATGGTGTGGAGACGCTGGATCCGCTGATACTGAAGGACCAGAAGAAGCGCCAATCCGCCCTCGAAATCAAGAGGTCTATAACGGAAACCGCCAACGTGGGCATTATACCCTTCATTTTTTATATGATAGGTTTTGAACATGAAACCGAGGAGTCAATTCGAAAGGCCTTTAGGGAATTGTGCAAGTTACCGGGTCTTAGACTGCGGCTAACCTTTGCGACTCCATTTCCTGGCACTGAATGGTATGAAGACGTGAATAAGAATGCGCTGGATAAAGATTGGTCAAAATTTGATACCGCGCACCCTGTGATGGATCACCCCTATCTTGCAAAACAGCGACTTTTGCAGCTTCGCCACGAGCTACTGGTGGAATTTTATACCGGGGCTGCATACAAGGATCATGTTGATCAATTCCTGTCCCTCCACCCGGAGTATGAAAAGAGCTTTTCCGAATTTTGGGTTGCTATTGACAAAGCTCTCAATTGA
- a CDS encoding ParA family protein, whose translation MPEEKLTSDIIQLWQDYLNTLFKEPSDKKFREFIMEIRKGYYPLEKNAIGKANELISNGIERFIGALRQLNETSSRNFLHIFSLLSYYISDPQSSPQKLLVNDLLMSLCALLYEDRKGKEIDKVKTPTRGNPTEERRKLSEKLAKRLSLQRSPLKISESLCDHFLKELCIAELAWPLQEKKAFWMSFCDILEKKRYCNTLIDDYVQGVTANLEYLEEPKKRARKTKIISVNSMKGGVGKTTLAFCIADLLLKEKKKVALVDFDFSGSLMSLLVPSNGEVASNKDYRRLFHLFGSKAEKKELRKTAKEIQRRYKADLTIWTNPASLVWQQMLSWRMSGNEKYLKDLLEELEATSRFDFIILDCSPGLVFGNEKLLNYLKVRNSALIIVSSSDALDIILNSYNMHWDVYYTLLFQDVHWIANKRIKPGPYPHFVDWLQAEVPKTESPDELGFINEMIDYYEYPEGGNKLIKNKLHFYSINFDKALAEFTQFDSFESEASTNRRFEKFIKTLSGIEDQIMKSGLIRILKDETI comes from the coding sequence ATGCCGGAAGAAAAATTAACGTCAGATATCATCCAACTATGGCAGGACTATCTGAATACCCTTTTCAAAGAGCCAAGCGATAAGAAGTTCCGCGAGTTCATTATGGAAATCAGAAAAGGGTATTATCCGCTTGAGAAAAATGCAATAGGTAAAGCGAACGAACTTATCAGTAATGGGATTGAGAGATTTATTGGTGCTTTGAGACAACTAAATGAAACTTCTTCTAGGAATTTTCTTCATATATTTTCCCTTCTGTCTTATTACATTTCCGACCCCCAAAGTAGCCCCCAAAAGCTACTGGTAAATGACCTCCTCATGTCTCTCTGTGCCCTTCTTTATGAAGACCGGAAGGGAAAGGAGATAGATAAGGTGAAAACTCCCACTCGTGGGAATCCGACGGAAGAGAGGAGGAAGCTCAGTGAAAAGCTCGCTAAAAGATTGTCTCTACAAAGGTCTCCGCTTAAGATTTCCGAATCTCTTTGTGACCACTTCCTTAAAGAGTTATGCATTGCAGAGTTAGCTTGGCCGCTGCAAGAGAAGAAGGCTTTTTGGATGAGTTTCTGTGATATCCTTGAGAAAAAAAGGTATTGCAATACACTGATAGACGATTACGTACAAGGAGTAACGGCAAACTTAGAATATCTTGAAGAACCCAAAAAAAGAGCCCGTAAAACAAAGATAATCTCTGTTAATTCGATGAAAGGTGGCGTGGGTAAGACTACTTTGGCTTTTTGCATCGCAGACTTGTTACTGAAAGAGAAGAAGAAGGTAGCCCTTGTTGATTTCGATTTTAGTGGATCTTTAATGTCCTTACTCGTTCCATCGAATGGCGAAGTAGCTTCAAATAAGGATTATAGGCGGTTGTTTCATCTCTTCGGATCAAAAGCGGAAAAGAAAGAATTGAGAAAGACAGCCAAAGAAATCCAAAGGCGCTATAAAGCAGACCTTACTATTTGGACTAATCCCGCAAGCCTGGTTTGGCAGCAGATGCTATCTTGGCGAATGTCAGGAAATGAGAAATATTTGAAGGACCTGCTGGAGGAGCTCGAAGCAACCAGCAGGTTTGATTTTATAATTTTAGATTGTTCGCCGGGGCTGGTGTTTGGTAATGAAAAGCTGCTGAACTATTTGAAAGTAAGGAATTCTGCACTAATCATCGTTTCCTCGTCTGATGCTTTGGATATCATTCTTAATTCTTATAACATGCATTGGGATGTCTACTATACGCTTTTGTTTCAAGACGTACATTGGATTGCGAACAAGAGAATTAAACCAGGACCCTATCCGCACTTTGTAGATTGGCTTCAAGCGGAGGTTCCAAAAACGGAAAGTCCAGACGAACTTGGCTTCATTAATGAAATGATAGATTATTATGAATATCCAGAAGGGGGTAACAAGCTCATAAAAAATAAATTGCATTTCTACTCCATTAATTTTGATAAAGCCTTGGCTGAATTCACTCAATTTGATAGCTTCGAAAGCGAGGCGAGCACAAATAGGAGGTTTGAGAAATTCATTAAAACATTATCAGGCATCGAAGACCAAATTATGAAGTCAGGGCTAATCAGGATCTTGAAGGATGAAACTATTTGA
- a CDS encoding APC family permease produces the protein MTTRANEREGVYFARKATGLVRELSAWHAFAFNSSFINIGLILIYSFLYIPSFHPGASMMLACILGAVAAIPMALINAMLASTYARSGGEYVYNSRIISPAVGFMSNWNMSIWILFYAGVSCVLFSQYGLSTLFRFIGVMWNSESLLKSAEWLSAPYGAFVVGSAVLLLIIIGSILNTRMMAQIQGWYFVIGLTSVALAIFFLLITSRENYTTNFNLYFGKITGQKEMLSSLTAKARENGYATAPFSLLATLLIFYWPANFLFWGNTTTYFGGEIKNARHSQMIGLIGSVVVIGFFAFLASVAFKKTVGFDTIGAINYLTAIGQGIGVQPNYAELAAAGLSSRIVGIIIILGLTYWAIAFAPLVLGAVTRNMLAWSLDRIAPEFLSRVSPRFHTPVYSLIVCGIICEISVYLYAYVPAFAFIVGLAGAFVTFLITALAAIILPYRKRQVFESSPVNWKIGKIPLITIFGIFAFLGVFSVQITALLDPYSGISIFPSTDAGYGAGIPFKMFLVNLAVLLSGLAIYILIKVFRRMQGINIEYAFRELPPE, from the coding sequence ATGACAACAAGAGCGAATGAAAGAGAAGGAGTCTATTTTGCACGAAAAGCAACTGGGCTTGTGAGGGAATTGTCTGCATGGCACGCATTTGCCTTCAATTCTTCTTTTATTAACATCGGCCTCATTCTGATTTATTCCTTTTTGTACATACCTTCCTTCCATCCTGGAGCAAGCATGATGTTGGCTTGCATTCTTGGCGCGGTCGCCGCTATTCCCATGGCATTGATTAACGCAATGCTTGCTTCGACCTATGCCCGCTCAGGGGGCGAATATGTTTACAATTCTAGGATCATTTCACCTGCCGTAGGGTTTATGTCCAACTGGAACATGTCGATCTGGATCCTATTCTATGCGGGAGTCAGCTGCGTCTTGTTTTCTCAATACGGGCTAAGCACCCTGTTCCGCTTTATCGGCGTAATGTGGAACTCGGAGTCATTGTTGAAATCGGCAGAATGGTTATCAGCACCTTACGGAGCTTTTGTGGTTGGCTCTGCCGTGCTTCTCCTCATAATTATTGGAAGCATCTTGAACACGCGGATGATGGCCCAAATACAGGGCTGGTATTTTGTGATCGGACTGACCAGCGTAGCGCTAGCGATCTTCTTTTTGCTTATAACTTCACGAGAAAATTACACTACGAATTTCAACTTGTATTTTGGAAAAATTACGGGTCAAAAAGAGATGCTTTCCTCTTTAACAGCTAAAGCGCGGGAGAATGGTTATGCGACAGCTCCATTCAGTCTTCTGGCGACGCTCTTAATATTTTACTGGCCGGCGAATTTCCTATTCTGGGGAAATACAACAACCTATTTTGGCGGCGAAATAAAGAACGCACGGCATTCCCAGATGATTGGTTTAATTGGTTCGGTTGTTGTCATCGGTTTTTTTGCCTTTCTCGCGTCTGTCGCCTTTAAGAAGACGGTCGGTTTCGACACGATTGGTGCAATTAATTACCTCACTGCTATCGGACAAGGGATTGGGGTCCAGCCGAACTATGCTGAACTGGCCGCTGCTGGGTTGTCTTCGCGTATTGTCGGTATTATCATAATCCTCGGTTTAACCTACTGGGCGATCGCATTTGCTCCCTTGGTACTTGGAGCCGTAACTAGGAACATGCTGGCATGGTCATTGGACCGCATTGCCCCCGAATTTCTCTCCAGAGTCAGTCCCCGATTTCATACTCCAGTCTATTCACTGATTGTGTGTGGGATAATTTGTGAGATTAGTGTTTACCTGTATGCGTATGTTCCGGCGTTTGCTTTTATCGTAGGATTAGCGGGAGCGTTCGTGACCTTTCTTATAACAGCTTTGGCAGCAATTATTTTGCCCTACAGAAAACGGCAAGTATTCGAATCATCTCCGGTAAACTGGAAAATAGGCAAAATTCCATTGATTACCATTTTTGGAATATTCGCATTTCTGGGAGTTTTCTCAGTTCAAATTACGGCGCTTCTTGATCCTTATTCCGGAATCAGCATTTTCCCCTCCACCGACGCTGGCTATGGGGCAGGGATTCCTTTCAAAATGTTCCTCGTCAACTTGGCTGTCCTTCTTTCCGGTCTGGCAATCTATATCCTTATCAAAGTCTTCAGGAGAATGCAAGGCATTAACATCGAGTACGCATTTAGGGAGCTGCCTCCTGAATAA
- a CDS encoding metallophosphoesterase: MRIFYASDIHGSEPCFKKFINAATSYEADVLILGGDLAGKALVPIIDIGGGSYRASFMGKEYILRHEVEIQKFENNARMIGFYPRRMNSEEASRIKIEPDALDNAFESAIRLSLREWLKFAEQRLPKDVECYVMPGNDDTPVVEEVLNGSPRLLNTEGRKVILRNTYEMISFGQSNPTPFGSPREMEEAELAEELEALAAQLENATSSILNIHCPPYGTSLDYAPQVDEQLNLKTRWGRPCMIHVGSKAVLNVIKKYDPLLTFHGHCHESRGRDQIGRTISFNPGSEYINGILRGVIVDIVKKNKIRYQFVSA; this comes from the coding sequence ATGCGTATATTTTATGCCAGTGATATCCATGGTTCCGAACCCTGCTTTAAAAAATTCATAAATGCGGCCACATCATACGAAGCTGACGTTCTCATTTTGGGCGGTGATCTAGCCGGCAAGGCGCTTGTCCCTATCATAGATATTGGCGGTGGTTCGTATAGAGCCTCTTTCATGGGAAAAGAATATATCCTGCGCCACGAAGTCGAGATCCAAAAATTCGAAAACAATGCGAGGATGATCGGTTTTTATCCACGACGTATGAATAGTGAGGAGGCCTCTCGAATCAAAATTGAGCCTGACGCCCTAGACAATGCTTTCGAGAGTGCTATCCGTCTTTCATTGAGAGAGTGGTTGAAGTTTGCAGAGCAGCGGCTTCCGAAAGACGTGGAATGCTACGTAATGCCTGGAAATGACGATACACCTGTTGTGGAAGAAGTTTTAAATGGTTCCCCCCGACTCCTGAACACTGAAGGACGAAAGGTTATACTACGTAATACCTATGAGATGATCAGTTTTGGTCAGAGCAATCCGACTCCATTCGGAAGCCCTCGGGAAATGGAAGAAGCTGAATTGGCCGAAGAGCTCGAAGCCTTGGCTGCTCAATTAGAAAATGCCACTTCTTCCATTCTTAATATCCATTGCCCTCCTTATGGGACGAGCCTTGATTATGCGCCGCAAGTCGACGAGCAACTGAATCTGAAAACACGCTGGGGCCGCCCCTGCATGATCCACGTGGGAAGCAAAGCGGTATTAAATGTAATCAAAAAATATGATCCGCTTCTTACGTTTCACGGCCATTGCCATGAATCGAGAGGTAGAGACCAAATCGGTCGAACTATTTCCTTCAATCCCGGCAGCGAATATATCAATGGTATTTTGAGAGGAGTAATTGTCGATATAGTCAAAAAGAATAAGATAAGGTACCAATTTGTTTCAGCATGA
- a CDS encoding aminoglycoside phosphotransferase family protein yields the protein MSDTFLNKISMLDLSPADNERLGLPLGGLRLQRAWPRSHNHLLLEYAAGERTIVGQWLSNTKQLQSVFQKTAECCQKNAKVLELPDRGILLQAEGADRRLPALASLVARPGALLVSHRPEQRAVVRLELADGLFYAKVVIPDRAQGLAYRVRAVQKLVDNFFSIPKLAKADLNSGILVFSALPGQSLYDLLNSQSLADGAQAAGKALRKLHSVSDSVRAPRHGISEEIETIKFWLKQIKVFAPHLYFRLFAASTDVFRALGADQTPLVLLHRDFYDKQIFLDEQGLIGLLDLDTVAIGEAALDVANALVHFELRHLQSRLSQTESMAAATAFLDGYQPDQEVQLRIPAYMDAARLRLACVYAFRPYQSHLAEALVSRIRQPISHINSERIQRLGIQLFLEKSIRLRSSSR from the coding sequence ATGAGTGACACCTTCCTGAACAAGATATCTATGCTCGACCTGTCTCCGGCCGATAACGAGCGGCTGGGGCTTCCGCTTGGAGGACTGCGCCTGCAGCGGGCGTGGCCGCGTTCTCACAATCATCTGCTGCTCGAATACGCCGCCGGCGAGAGAACCATCGTCGGCCAATGGCTTTCCAACACAAAACAACTGCAATCGGTTTTCCAGAAAACAGCCGAATGCTGCCAGAAGAACGCCAAGGTACTGGAATTGCCGGACAGGGGGATTCTTTTGCAGGCCGAGGGCGCGGATCGCCGGCTTCCGGCACTGGCCTCATTGGTGGCGCGGCCGGGCGCTCTCCTGGTCTCGCATCGGCCCGAACAGCGGGCGGTCGTGCGGCTCGAGTTGGCCGACGGCTTGTTCTACGCCAAGGTGGTTATCCCTGACCGCGCGCAAGGGCTGGCTTATCGCGTACGTGCGGTCCAAAAGCTGGTGGATAATTTCTTTTCGATTCCGAAGCTGGCCAAGGCCGACCTGAATTCGGGGATTCTCGTTTTCTCGGCTCTGCCGGGTCAATCGCTGTATGACCTGCTGAACTCTCAAAGCCTGGCGGATGGCGCGCAGGCTGCCGGCAAAGCTCTGAGAAAGCTGCATTCGGTTTCTGACTCTGTCCGGGCGCCGCGACACGGAATCAGCGAGGAAATAGAAACAATCAAGTTCTGGCTCAAGCAGATCAAAGTATTCGCTCCCCACCTGTATTTCCGGCTCTTTGCGGCCTCGACGGATGTCTTCCGCGCCCTCGGCGCGGATCAGACCCCTCTCGTTTTGCTCCATCGTGATTTCTATGACAAACAGATTTTTCTGGATGAACAGGGGCTTATCGGGCTGCTTGATCTGGATACAGTCGCGATCGGCGAGGCGGCGCTCGACGTCGCCAACGCGCTCGTTCATTTCGAGCTGAGACACCTGCAGAGCCGCCTTTCGCAAACCGAATCGATGGCGGCCGCGACCGCGTTTCTGGACGGGTATCAACCCGATCAGGAAGTTCAGCTTCGCATACCCGCCTATATGGATGCCGCGCGCCTGCGGCTCGCGTGCGTGTATGCTTTCCGGCCGTATCAGTCGCATCTGGCCGAGGCTCTCGTTTCGCGAATACGCCAGCCGATCAGCCACATCAACAGCGAGCGCATCCAGCGGTTGGGCATTCAGCTTTTCCTTGAGAAAAGCATTCGGTTGCGGTCATCTTCGAGATAA